In one Tripterygium wilfordii isolate XIE 37 chromosome 22, ASM1340144v1, whole genome shotgun sequence genomic region, the following are encoded:
- the LOC119990419 gene encoding caffeoyl-CoA O-methyltransferase, giving the protein MASDGDQAGRHLEVGHKSLLQSDALYQYILETSVYPREPESMKELRELTAKHPWNIMTTSADEGQFLNMILKLINAKNTMEIGVYTGYSLLATALALPDDGKILAMDINRENYELGLPVIEKAGVAHKIDFREGPALPVLDQMIEDENNHGSFDFIFVDADKDNYLNYHKRLIDLVKVGGLIGYDNTLWNGSVVAPPDAPLRKYIRYYRDFVLELNKALAADPRIEICMLPVGDGITLCRRIK; this is encoded by the exons ATGGCCAGCGACGGAGATCAGGCAGGGAGGCATCTCGAGGTCGGTCACAAGAGTCTCCTGCAAAGCGATGCTCTCTACCAG TAtattctggagaccagtgtgtaCCCAAGAGAGCCTGAATCCATGAAGGAGCTTAGAGAGTTGACTGCCAAACACCCATG GAACATCATGACCACATCAGCAGATGAAGGGCAGTTCCTGAACATGATTTTGAAGCTGATCAATGCCAAGAACACCATGGAGATTGGTGTCTATACAGGCTACTCTCTCTTGGCCACCGCCCTTGCTCTTCCTGATGATGGAAAG ATCCTTGCCATGGACATTAACAGAGAAAACTATGAATTGGGTCTACCAGTAATTGAAAAGGCTGGTGTTGCTCACAAGATTGATTTCAGAGAAGGTCCTGCTCTCCCTGTTCTTGACCAGATGATTGAAGAT GAGAATAATCATGGATcctttgatttcatatttgtggaCGCTGATAAGGACAACTATCTTAACTACCACAAGAGGCTGATTGACCTGGTGAAGGTTGGGGGTTTGATCGGGTACGACAACACCCTATGGAATGGATCTGTGGTGGCACCTCCTGATGCTCCTCTAAGGAAGTATATCAGGTACTACAGGGACTTTGTTTTGGAACTCAACAAGGCACTTGCTGCTGACCCTAGGATTGAGATCTGCATGCTTCCTGTTGGAGATGGGATCACTCTCTGCCGTCGAATTAAGTGA
- the LOC119991721 gene encoding probable E3 ubiquitin ligase SUD1 isoform X3: MEIGPAASPTSSSMGVLGDRATSLTAAAARFEDEEDEDEDACRICRNPGDVDNPLRYPCACSGSIKFVHQDCLLQWLNHSNARQCEVCKHVFSFSPVYAENAPPRLPFQEFVVGMAMKAFHILQFFLRLSFVLSVWLLIIPFITFWIWQLAFVRSFGEAQRLFLGHISTTVVLTDCLHGFLLSASIVFIFLGATSLRDYFRHLRELGGQDAEREDEGDRNGARAARRPPGQANRNFIGDGNGEEAGRAQGIAGAGQVFRRNAENVAARWEMQAARLEAHVEQMFDGLDDADGAEDVPFDELVGMQGPVFHLVENAFTVLASNMIFLGVVIFVPFSLGRLVLFYASLVLSTASGSVLSTVMPLTETALLLANITLKNALTAVINLRSNGQENGVLDQVSEMLKVNASGLNEVSNNISTPSSVELMERASVGASQFSDVTTLAIGYIFIFLLVVFYLGIIAFIRYTKGEPLTMGRFYGIASIAETIPSLVRQFLAAMKHLMTMIKVAFLLVIELGVFPLMCGWWLDVCTIRMFGKTMAQRVQFFYISPLASSVLHWVVGIVYMLQISIFVLRKGVLYFLRDPADPNYNPFRDLIDDPVHKHARRVLLSVAVYGSLIVMLVFLPVKLAMRMVPSVFPLDISRVSDPFTEIPADMLIFQICIPFAIEHFKLWDTIKSLLRYWFTVVGWALGLTDFLLPPREDDGAHENGIGDPGRQDRLQVIQFGAQDQAVAGFPAVDNPNQGILASEDSNVTEEYDGYDQSDSDYSFVLRIVLLLVVTWMTMLIFNSALIVVPISLGRALFNAVPVLPFAHGIRCNDLYAFVIGSYVIWTVLAGVRYSIEHIKAKRAAVLVGQIWKWCSIVVKSSALLSIWIFFIPVLVGLLFELLVIVPMRVPLDESPVFLLYQDWAVGLIFLKIWTRLVMLDHMMQLGDESWRMKFERVREDGFSRLRVLWVLREIVLPIIIKLLTALCVPYVLARGVFPVLGYPLIVNSAVYRFAWLGCLCFSVLCFCAKRFHVWFTNLHNSIRDDRYLIGRKLHNFREDRREKENDVGTSSEAQSSHLGSVDLILNEHESNVGLWLRHVTQQDA; the protein is encoded by the exons ATGGAGATAGGACCAGCGGCCTCGCCGACATCGTCGTCAATGGGAGTTTTGGGGGATAGGGCGACTTCATTGACGGCAGCGGCAGCGAGGTTTGAGGATGAGGAGGACGAGGACGAGGACGCCTGCAGGATCTGCCGGAACCCCGGAGATGTGGATAATCCGTTGAGATACCCTTGCGCCTGCAGCGGGAGCATCAAGTTTGTGCACCAGGATTGCCTGCTCCAGTGGCTTAATCACAGCAACGCTCGCCAATGCGAG GTTTGCAAACATGTATTTTCTTTCTCCCCTGTTTATGCAGAGAATGCCCCACCCAGGCTTCCCTTTCAGGAGTTTGTAGTAGGGATGGCAATGAAAGCTTTCCACATTCTGCAATTCTTTTTGCGCCTTAGTTTTGTGCTGTCCGTCTGGCTCCTGATTATACCCTTCATAACATTTTGGATATGGCAGCTGGCTTTTGTGAGGAGTTTTGGTGAAGCACAGAGATTATTCCTGGGTCATATCTCCACTACAGTTGTTCTTACTGATTGTCTGCATGGGTTTCTTCTTTCTGCTAGCATcgtctttatttttcttggggCCACTTCTCTGAGGGATTACTTCAGGCATCTACGAGAACTTGGAGGACAAGATGCtgagagagaagatgaagggGATAGAAATGGTGCTCGGGCTGCAAGACGTCCTCCTGGACAAGCTAATAGGAATTTCATAGGTGATGGGAATGGTGAAGAAGCTGGAAGAGCCCAAGGAATTGCAGGAGCTGGCCAAGTATTCCGCAGAAATGCTGAAAATGTCGCTGCTCGGTGGGAGATGCAGGCAGCACGGCTTGAAGCTCATGTGGAACAGATGTTTGATGGGTTGGATGATGCTGATGGTGCAGAGGATGTGCCCTTTGATGAGCTTGTTGGCATGCAGGGTCCTGTTTTTCATTTAGTTGAAAATGCATTCACT GTCCTGGCAAGTAATATGATATTTCTTGGTGTTGTGATCTTCGTGCCCTTCTCATTAGGACGGCTTGTACTTTTTTATGCATCATTGGTCTTGTCTACTGCTAGCGGTTCGGTGCTGTCAACAGTTATGCCTCTTACTGAGACTGCCCTCTTGTTGGCAAATATCACCTTAAAAAATGCATTAACTGCTGTGATAAACTTGAGATCAAATGGCCAAGAGAATGGTGTGCTGGATCAAGTTTCAGAAATGTTAAAAGTAAATGCGTCTGGACTAAATGAAGTTTCAAACAACATTAGCACCCCCTCTTCGGTTGAGCTTATGGAAAGGGCCAGTGTTGGTGCATCACAATTCTCTGATGTTACGACGCTTGCTATTGGATACATCTTTATATTTTTGCTAGTTGTCTTTTACCTTGGCATTATTGCTTTCATCCGTTATACAAAAGGAGAACCTTTAACTATGGGGAGATTTTATGGTATTGCTTCAATAGCAGAGACAATTCCATCCCTCGTTAGACAGTTCTTGGCAGCAATGAAGCATTTGATGACCATGATTAAGGTTGCCTTTCTTTTGGTGATTGAACTTGGTGTGTTTCCTTTGATGTGTGGATGGTGGCTAGATGTCTGTACCATCAGAATGTTTGGCAAAACTATGGCTCAAAGAGTTCAATTCTTTTATATTTCTCCTCTGGCAAGCAGTGTGCTGCATTGGGTTGTGGGGATTGTATACATGCTACAGATAAGCATATTT GTGTTGCGTAAAGGAGTTCTTTACTTTCTTCGAGATCCAGCTGATCCAAACTACAATCCCTTCCGTGATTTAATTGATGATCCTGTGCACAAGCATGCACGTAGGGTCCTCTTGTCTGTCGCAGTCTATGGGAGTTTAATTGTGATGCTTGTATTTTTACCTGTCAAACTCGCTATGCGGATGGTGCCCTCAGTTTTTCCACTAGATATATC CAGGGTATCTGATCCGTTTACTGAGATTCCAGCTGACATGCTCATCTTCCAGATCTGTATTCCATTTGCTATTGAACATTTCAAGTTGTGGGATACAATCAAGTCTCTTCTACGCTACTGGTTTACAGTAGTTGGCTGGGCACTAGGTTTAACAGATTTCTTACTTCCCCCACGTGAAGACGATGGTGCTCATGAGAATGGGATTGGGGATCCTGGAAGGCAGGATAGACTGCAAGTAATACAATTTGGTGCACAGGATCAGGCTGTGGCGGGATTTCCAGCCGTTGATAATCCAAACCAAGGCATTCTTGCATCAGAAGATTCTAATGTCACAGAGGAGTACGATGGCTATGATCAATCCGATTCAGA TTACAGCTTTGTTCTTCGTATTGTCCTCTTGCTGGTGGTAACTTGGATGACGATGCTAATCTTTAATTCTGCCTTGATAGTTGTACCAATATCTCTTGGTCGTGCACTTTTCAATGCAGTTCCTGTCCTGCCTTTTGCCCATGGCATCAGATGCAATG ATTTATATGCTTTCGTCATTGGAAGCTATGTTATTTGGACTGTTCTAGCTGGAGTTAGGTATTCCATCGAGCATATTAAAGCTAAGAGGGCTGCAGTTTTGGTTGGCCAAATCTGGAAGTGGTGTAGCATTGTTGTCAAGAGCTCTGCACTATTATCAATATGG ATTTTTTTCATTCCTGTTTTGGTTGGACTTCTCTTCGAACTTCTGGTGATTGTACCAATGCGGGTGCCTTTAGATGAAAGCCCAGTTTTCCTCTTGTATCAAGACTGGGCAGTGGGGCTCATTTTTCTTAAGATATGGACTAGATTG GTTATGTTGGACCACATGATGCAATTGGGGGATGAAAGCTGGCGAATGAAATTTGAAAGGGTTAGAGAAGATGGTTTCTCCAGGCTGCGAGTTCTTTGGGTTTTGCGGGAGATTGTGTTGCCTATAATCATAAAGCTTCTTACGGCTTTGTGTGTGCCATATGTACTCGCTAGGGGGGTGTTTCCTGTGCTCGGTTACCCATTGATAGTAAATTCAGCAGTGTACAGATTTGCATGGCTTGGATGCCTGTGCTTCAGTGTGCTGTGCTTTTGTGCCAAGAGATTTCACGTCTGGTTCACCAACCTTCACAACTCCATACGTGATGATCGCTATCTAATTGGTCGTAAGCTTCACAATTTTCGGGAAGATAGACGTGAGAAAGAAAATGATGTAGGAACATCATCTGAAGCGCAGAGTTCTCATTTGGGTAGTGTTGATTTGATTCTAAACGAGCACGAGAGCAATGTAGGACTGTGGCTAAGACATGTTACTCAGCAAGATGCTTAA
- the LOC119991721 gene encoding probable E3 ubiquitin ligase SUD1 isoform X1, with amino-acid sequence MEIGPAASPTSSSMGVLGDRATSLTAAAARFEDEEDEDEDACRICRNPGDVDNPLRYPCACSGSIKFVHQDCLLQWLNHSNARQCEVCKHVFSFSPVYAENAPPRLPFQEFVVGMAMKAFHILQFFLRLSFVLSVWLLIIPFITFWIWQLAFVRSFGEAQRLFLGHISTTVVLTDCLHGFLLSASIVFIFLGATSLRDYFRHLRELGGQDAEREDEGDRNGARAARRPPGQANRNFIGDGNGEEAGRAQGIAGAGQVFRRNAENVAARWEMQAARLEAHVEQMFDGLDDADGAEDVPFDELVGMQGPVFHLVENAFTVLASNMIFLGVVIFVPFSLGRLVLFYASLVLSTASGSVLSTVMPLTETALLLANITLKNALTAVINLRSNGQENGVLDQVSEMLKVNASGLNEVSNNISTPSSVELMERASVGASQFSDVTTLAIGYIFIFLLVVFYLGIIAFIRYTKGEPLTMGRFYGIASIAETIPSLVRQFLAAMKHLMTMIKVAFLLVIELGVFPLMCGWWLDVCTIRMFGKTMAQRVQFFYISPLASSVLHWVVGIVYMLQISIFVSLLRGVLRKGVLYFLRDPADPNYNPFRDLIDDPVHKHARRVLLSVAVYGSLIVMLVFLPVKLAMRMVPSVFPLDISRVSDPFTEIPADMLIFQICIPFAIEHFKLWDTIKSLLRYWFTVVGWALGLTDFLLPPREDDGAHENGIGDPGRQDRLQVIQFGAQDQAVAGFPAVDNPNQGILASEDSNVTEEYDGYDQSDSDYSFVLRIVLLLVVTWMTMLIFNSALIVVPISLGRALFNAVPVLPFAHGIRCNDLYAFVIGSYVIWTVLAGVRYSIEHIKAKRAAVLVGQIWKWCSIVVKSSALLSIWIFFIPVLVGLLFELLVIVPMRVPLDESPVFLLYQDWAVGLIFLKIWTRLVMLDHMMQLGDESWRMKFERVREDGFSRLRVLWVLREIVLPIIIKLLTALCVPYVLARGVFPVLGYPLIVNSAVYRFAWLGCLCFSVLCFCAKRFHVWFTNLHNSIRDDRYLIGRKLHNFREDRREKENDVGTSSEAQSSHLGSVDLILNEHESNVGLWLRHVTQQDA; translated from the exons ATGGAGATAGGACCAGCGGCCTCGCCGACATCGTCGTCAATGGGAGTTTTGGGGGATAGGGCGACTTCATTGACGGCAGCGGCAGCGAGGTTTGAGGATGAGGAGGACGAGGACGAGGACGCCTGCAGGATCTGCCGGAACCCCGGAGATGTGGATAATCCGTTGAGATACCCTTGCGCCTGCAGCGGGAGCATCAAGTTTGTGCACCAGGATTGCCTGCTCCAGTGGCTTAATCACAGCAACGCTCGCCAATGCGAG GTTTGCAAACATGTATTTTCTTTCTCCCCTGTTTATGCAGAGAATGCCCCACCCAGGCTTCCCTTTCAGGAGTTTGTAGTAGGGATGGCAATGAAAGCTTTCCACATTCTGCAATTCTTTTTGCGCCTTAGTTTTGTGCTGTCCGTCTGGCTCCTGATTATACCCTTCATAACATTTTGGATATGGCAGCTGGCTTTTGTGAGGAGTTTTGGTGAAGCACAGAGATTATTCCTGGGTCATATCTCCACTACAGTTGTTCTTACTGATTGTCTGCATGGGTTTCTTCTTTCTGCTAGCATcgtctttatttttcttggggCCACTTCTCTGAGGGATTACTTCAGGCATCTACGAGAACTTGGAGGACAAGATGCtgagagagaagatgaagggGATAGAAATGGTGCTCGGGCTGCAAGACGTCCTCCTGGACAAGCTAATAGGAATTTCATAGGTGATGGGAATGGTGAAGAAGCTGGAAGAGCCCAAGGAATTGCAGGAGCTGGCCAAGTATTCCGCAGAAATGCTGAAAATGTCGCTGCTCGGTGGGAGATGCAGGCAGCACGGCTTGAAGCTCATGTGGAACAGATGTTTGATGGGTTGGATGATGCTGATGGTGCAGAGGATGTGCCCTTTGATGAGCTTGTTGGCATGCAGGGTCCTGTTTTTCATTTAGTTGAAAATGCATTCACT GTCCTGGCAAGTAATATGATATTTCTTGGTGTTGTGATCTTCGTGCCCTTCTCATTAGGACGGCTTGTACTTTTTTATGCATCATTGGTCTTGTCTACTGCTAGCGGTTCGGTGCTGTCAACAGTTATGCCTCTTACTGAGACTGCCCTCTTGTTGGCAAATATCACCTTAAAAAATGCATTAACTGCTGTGATAAACTTGAGATCAAATGGCCAAGAGAATGGTGTGCTGGATCAAGTTTCAGAAATGTTAAAAGTAAATGCGTCTGGACTAAATGAAGTTTCAAACAACATTAGCACCCCCTCTTCGGTTGAGCTTATGGAAAGGGCCAGTGTTGGTGCATCACAATTCTCTGATGTTACGACGCTTGCTATTGGATACATCTTTATATTTTTGCTAGTTGTCTTTTACCTTGGCATTATTGCTTTCATCCGTTATACAAAAGGAGAACCTTTAACTATGGGGAGATTTTATGGTATTGCTTCAATAGCAGAGACAATTCCATCCCTCGTTAGACAGTTCTTGGCAGCAATGAAGCATTTGATGACCATGATTAAGGTTGCCTTTCTTTTGGTGATTGAACTTGGTGTGTTTCCTTTGATGTGTGGATGGTGGCTAGATGTCTGTACCATCAGAATGTTTGGCAAAACTATGGCTCAAAGAGTTCAATTCTTTTATATTTCTCCTCTGGCAAGCAGTGTGCTGCATTGGGTTGTGGGGATTGTATACATGCTACAGATAAGCATATTTGTGAGCCTTCTTCGAGGG GTGTTGCGTAAAGGAGTTCTTTACTTTCTTCGAGATCCAGCTGATCCAAACTACAATCCCTTCCGTGATTTAATTGATGATCCTGTGCACAAGCATGCACGTAGGGTCCTCTTGTCTGTCGCAGTCTATGGGAGTTTAATTGTGATGCTTGTATTTTTACCTGTCAAACTCGCTATGCGGATGGTGCCCTCAGTTTTTCCACTAGATATATC CAGGGTATCTGATCCGTTTACTGAGATTCCAGCTGACATGCTCATCTTCCAGATCTGTATTCCATTTGCTATTGAACATTTCAAGTTGTGGGATACAATCAAGTCTCTTCTACGCTACTGGTTTACAGTAGTTGGCTGGGCACTAGGTTTAACAGATTTCTTACTTCCCCCACGTGAAGACGATGGTGCTCATGAGAATGGGATTGGGGATCCTGGAAGGCAGGATAGACTGCAAGTAATACAATTTGGTGCACAGGATCAGGCTGTGGCGGGATTTCCAGCCGTTGATAATCCAAACCAAGGCATTCTTGCATCAGAAGATTCTAATGTCACAGAGGAGTACGATGGCTATGATCAATCCGATTCAGA TTACAGCTTTGTTCTTCGTATTGTCCTCTTGCTGGTGGTAACTTGGATGACGATGCTAATCTTTAATTCTGCCTTGATAGTTGTACCAATATCTCTTGGTCGTGCACTTTTCAATGCAGTTCCTGTCCTGCCTTTTGCCCATGGCATCAGATGCAATG ATTTATATGCTTTCGTCATTGGAAGCTATGTTATTTGGACTGTTCTAGCTGGAGTTAGGTATTCCATCGAGCATATTAAAGCTAAGAGGGCTGCAGTTTTGGTTGGCCAAATCTGGAAGTGGTGTAGCATTGTTGTCAAGAGCTCTGCACTATTATCAATATGG ATTTTTTTCATTCCTGTTTTGGTTGGACTTCTCTTCGAACTTCTGGTGATTGTACCAATGCGGGTGCCTTTAGATGAAAGCCCAGTTTTCCTCTTGTATCAAGACTGGGCAGTGGGGCTCATTTTTCTTAAGATATGGACTAGATTG GTTATGTTGGACCACATGATGCAATTGGGGGATGAAAGCTGGCGAATGAAATTTGAAAGGGTTAGAGAAGATGGTTTCTCCAGGCTGCGAGTTCTTTGGGTTTTGCGGGAGATTGTGTTGCCTATAATCATAAAGCTTCTTACGGCTTTGTGTGTGCCATATGTACTCGCTAGGGGGGTGTTTCCTGTGCTCGGTTACCCATTGATAGTAAATTCAGCAGTGTACAGATTTGCATGGCTTGGATGCCTGTGCTTCAGTGTGCTGTGCTTTTGTGCCAAGAGATTTCACGTCTGGTTCACCAACCTTCACAACTCCATACGTGATGATCGCTATCTAATTGGTCGTAAGCTTCACAATTTTCGGGAAGATAGACGTGAGAAAGAAAATGATGTAGGAACATCATCTGAAGCGCAGAGTTCTCATTTGGGTAGTGTTGATTTGATTCTAAACGAGCACGAGAGCAATGTAGGACTGTGGCTAAGACATGTTACTCAGCAAGATGCTTAA
- the LOC119991721 gene encoding probable E3 ubiquitin ligase SUD1 isoform X2 has protein sequence MEIGPAASPTSSSMGVLGDRATSLTAAAARFEDEEDEDEDACRICRNPGDVDNPLRYPCACSGSIKFVHQDCLLQWLNHSNARQCEVCKHVFSFSPVYAENAPPRLPFQEFVVGMAMKAFHILQFFLRLSFVLSVWLLIIPFITFWIWQLAFVRSFGEAQRLFLGHISTTVVLTDCLHGFLLSASIVFIFLGATSLRDYFRHLRELGGQDAEREDEGDRNGARAARRPPGQANRNFIGDGNGEEAGRAQGIAGAGQVFRRNAENVAARWEMQAARLEAHVEQMFDGLDDADGAEDVPFDELVGMQGPVFHLVENAFTVLASNMIFLGVVIFVPFSLGRLVLFYASLVLSTASGSVLSTVMPLTETALLLANITLKNALTAVINLRSNGQENGVLDQVSEMLKVNASGLNEVSNNISTPSSVELMERASVGASQFSDVTTLAIGYIFIFLLVVFYLGIIAFIRYTKGEPLTMGRFYGIASIAETIPSLVRQFLAAMKHLMTMIKVAFLLVIELGVFPLMCGWWLDVCTIRMFGKTMAQRVQFFYISPLASSVLHWVVGIVYMLQISIFVSLLRGVLRKGVLYFLRDPADPNYNPFRDLIDDPVHKHARRVLLSVAVYGSLIVMLVFLPVKLAMRMVPSVFPLDISVSDPFTEIPADMLIFQICIPFAIEHFKLWDTIKSLLRYWFTVVGWALGLTDFLLPPREDDGAHENGIGDPGRQDRLQVIQFGAQDQAVAGFPAVDNPNQGILASEDSNVTEEYDGYDQSDSDYSFVLRIVLLLVVTWMTMLIFNSALIVVPISLGRALFNAVPVLPFAHGIRCNDLYAFVIGSYVIWTVLAGVRYSIEHIKAKRAAVLVGQIWKWCSIVVKSSALLSIWIFFIPVLVGLLFELLVIVPMRVPLDESPVFLLYQDWAVGLIFLKIWTRLVMLDHMMQLGDESWRMKFERVREDGFSRLRVLWVLREIVLPIIIKLLTALCVPYVLARGVFPVLGYPLIVNSAVYRFAWLGCLCFSVLCFCAKRFHVWFTNLHNSIRDDRYLIGRKLHNFREDRREKENDVGTSSEAQSSHLGSVDLILNEHESNVGLWLRHVTQQDA, from the exons ATGGAGATAGGACCAGCGGCCTCGCCGACATCGTCGTCAATGGGAGTTTTGGGGGATAGGGCGACTTCATTGACGGCAGCGGCAGCGAGGTTTGAGGATGAGGAGGACGAGGACGAGGACGCCTGCAGGATCTGCCGGAACCCCGGAGATGTGGATAATCCGTTGAGATACCCTTGCGCCTGCAGCGGGAGCATCAAGTTTGTGCACCAGGATTGCCTGCTCCAGTGGCTTAATCACAGCAACGCTCGCCAATGCGAG GTTTGCAAACATGTATTTTCTTTCTCCCCTGTTTATGCAGAGAATGCCCCACCCAGGCTTCCCTTTCAGGAGTTTGTAGTAGGGATGGCAATGAAAGCTTTCCACATTCTGCAATTCTTTTTGCGCCTTAGTTTTGTGCTGTCCGTCTGGCTCCTGATTATACCCTTCATAACATTTTGGATATGGCAGCTGGCTTTTGTGAGGAGTTTTGGTGAAGCACAGAGATTATTCCTGGGTCATATCTCCACTACAGTTGTTCTTACTGATTGTCTGCATGGGTTTCTTCTTTCTGCTAGCATcgtctttatttttcttggggCCACTTCTCTGAGGGATTACTTCAGGCATCTACGAGAACTTGGAGGACAAGATGCtgagagagaagatgaagggGATAGAAATGGTGCTCGGGCTGCAAGACGTCCTCCTGGACAAGCTAATAGGAATTTCATAGGTGATGGGAATGGTGAAGAAGCTGGAAGAGCCCAAGGAATTGCAGGAGCTGGCCAAGTATTCCGCAGAAATGCTGAAAATGTCGCTGCTCGGTGGGAGATGCAGGCAGCACGGCTTGAAGCTCATGTGGAACAGATGTTTGATGGGTTGGATGATGCTGATGGTGCAGAGGATGTGCCCTTTGATGAGCTTGTTGGCATGCAGGGTCCTGTTTTTCATTTAGTTGAAAATGCATTCACT GTCCTGGCAAGTAATATGATATTTCTTGGTGTTGTGATCTTCGTGCCCTTCTCATTAGGACGGCTTGTACTTTTTTATGCATCATTGGTCTTGTCTACTGCTAGCGGTTCGGTGCTGTCAACAGTTATGCCTCTTACTGAGACTGCCCTCTTGTTGGCAAATATCACCTTAAAAAATGCATTAACTGCTGTGATAAACTTGAGATCAAATGGCCAAGAGAATGGTGTGCTGGATCAAGTTTCAGAAATGTTAAAAGTAAATGCGTCTGGACTAAATGAAGTTTCAAACAACATTAGCACCCCCTCTTCGGTTGAGCTTATGGAAAGGGCCAGTGTTGGTGCATCACAATTCTCTGATGTTACGACGCTTGCTATTGGATACATCTTTATATTTTTGCTAGTTGTCTTTTACCTTGGCATTATTGCTTTCATCCGTTATACAAAAGGAGAACCTTTAACTATGGGGAGATTTTATGGTATTGCTTCAATAGCAGAGACAATTCCATCCCTCGTTAGACAGTTCTTGGCAGCAATGAAGCATTTGATGACCATGATTAAGGTTGCCTTTCTTTTGGTGATTGAACTTGGTGTGTTTCCTTTGATGTGTGGATGGTGGCTAGATGTCTGTACCATCAGAATGTTTGGCAAAACTATGGCTCAAAGAGTTCAATTCTTTTATATTTCTCCTCTGGCAAGCAGTGTGCTGCATTGGGTTGTGGGGATTGTATACATGCTACAGATAAGCATATTTGTGAGCCTTCTTCGAGGG GTGTTGCGTAAAGGAGTTCTTTACTTTCTTCGAGATCCAGCTGATCCAAACTACAATCCCTTCCGTGATTTAATTGATGATCCTGTGCACAAGCATGCACGTAGGGTCCTCTTGTCTGTCGCAGTCTATGGGAGTTTAATTGTGATGCTTGTATTTTTACCTGTCAAACTCGCTATGCGGATGGTGCCCTCAGTTTTTCCACTAGATATATC GGTATCTGATCCGTTTACTGAGATTCCAGCTGACATGCTCATCTTCCAGATCTGTATTCCATTTGCTATTGAACATTTCAAGTTGTGGGATACAATCAAGTCTCTTCTACGCTACTGGTTTACAGTAGTTGGCTGGGCACTAGGTTTAACAGATTTCTTACTTCCCCCACGTGAAGACGATGGTGCTCATGAGAATGGGATTGGGGATCCTGGAAGGCAGGATAGACTGCAAGTAATACAATTTGGTGCACAGGATCAGGCTGTGGCGGGATTTCCAGCCGTTGATAATCCAAACCAAGGCATTCTTGCATCAGAAGATTCTAATGTCACAGAGGAGTACGATGGCTATGATCAATCCGATTCAGA TTACAGCTTTGTTCTTCGTATTGTCCTCTTGCTGGTGGTAACTTGGATGACGATGCTAATCTTTAATTCTGCCTTGATAGTTGTACCAATATCTCTTGGTCGTGCACTTTTCAATGCAGTTCCTGTCCTGCCTTTTGCCCATGGCATCAGATGCAATG ATTTATATGCTTTCGTCATTGGAAGCTATGTTATTTGGACTGTTCTAGCTGGAGTTAGGTATTCCATCGAGCATATTAAAGCTAAGAGGGCTGCAGTTTTGGTTGGCCAAATCTGGAAGTGGTGTAGCATTGTTGTCAAGAGCTCTGCACTATTATCAATATGG ATTTTTTTCATTCCTGTTTTGGTTGGACTTCTCTTCGAACTTCTGGTGATTGTACCAATGCGGGTGCCTTTAGATGAAAGCCCAGTTTTCCTCTTGTATCAAGACTGGGCAGTGGGGCTCATTTTTCTTAAGATATGGACTAGATTG GTTATGTTGGACCACATGATGCAATTGGGGGATGAAAGCTGGCGAATGAAATTTGAAAGGGTTAGAGAAGATGGTTTCTCCAGGCTGCGAGTTCTTTGGGTTTTGCGGGAGATTGTGTTGCCTATAATCATAAAGCTTCTTACGGCTTTGTGTGTGCCATATGTACTCGCTAGGGGGGTGTTTCCTGTGCTCGGTTACCCATTGATAGTAAATTCAGCAGTGTACAGATTTGCATGGCTTGGATGCCTGTGCTTCAGTGTGCTGTGCTTTTGTGCCAAGAGATTTCACGTCTGGTTCACCAACCTTCACAACTCCATACGTGATGATCGCTATCTAATTGGTCGTAAGCTTCACAATTTTCGGGAAGATAGACGTGAGAAAGAAAATGATGTAGGAACATCATCTGAAGCGCAGAGTTCTCATTTGGGTAGTGTTGATTTGATTCTAAACGAGCACGAGAGCAATGTAGGACTGTGGCTAAGACATGTTACTCAGCAAGATGCTTAA